From a single Deltaproteobacteria bacterium genomic region:
- a CDS encoding nuclear transport factor 2 family protein, which yields MSGIKMCWISKVSIMAYAFLLLNVQFSYSAEYEKEVRMAAEQFYASLNSMFKGDLDPMIEVWSHADDVTYMGPSGGILVGWEEVRNSWEEQAKLKLGGKVEPEDMHVIADDKIGITVNYERGTSYINGKPEKVNIRATNVFRRENGKWKMIGHHTDILPWLEK from the coding sequence ATGAGTGGAATTAAGATGTGTTGGATTTCAAAAGTAAGCATTATGGCTTATGCCTTTTTGCTTCTGAATGTCCAATTTTCTTATTCAGCAGAATATGAGAAAGAAGTAAGAATGGCTGCCGAACAGTTTTATGCATCACTGAATTCCATGTTTAAAGGTGACTTAGACCCCATGATAGAAGTTTGGTCACATGCGGATGACGTTACTTACATGGGCCCTTCTGGTGGAATATTAGTCGGATGGGAAGAGGTCCGAAACTCTTGGGAGGAGCAGGCTAAACTTAAATTGGGTGGCAAGGTTGAACCGGAAGATATGCATGTCATAGCGGATGATAAAATTGGGATAACTGTCAATTATGAACGTGGAACAAGTTACATAAACGGAAAGCCAGAAAAAGTTAATATCCGGGCAACTAATGTTTTTAGACGCGAGAACGGAAAATGGAAGATGATAGGGCATCACACAGACATTCTACCCTGGCTCGAAAAGTGA
- a CDS encoding nuclear transport factor 2 family protein, with protein MSTKLTPEQKKMVDIWEKHTMCEFETKDVEETMRTMTDEPHVNHVPVMTGGSGRDNVRNFYSKYFIPSQPQDVELAMVSRTVGSDAIVDELIFKFTHSIDMPWLLPGIPPTGKKVELPLVVIVGFEGGKISSEHIYWDQASVLVQTGILSADNMPVAGVETARKVLDPGLPSNELMKR; from the coding sequence ATGAGCACGAAGCTAACGCCGGAGCAGAAGAAGATGGTGGATATTTGGGAAAAGCATACGATGTGCGAGTTCGAGACCAAGGATGTGGAAGAAACCATGCGGACTATGACTGATGAGCCTCACGTCAATCATGTACCTGTAATGACCGGGGGCTCTGGCAGAGATAATGTACGCAATTTTTACTCGAAATACTTCATCCCCTCCCAGCCGCAGGATGTTGAACTCGCAATGGTTTCGCGTACTGTCGGCAGCGACGCCATCGTGGATGAGCTTATATTTAAATTTACGCATAGTATAGACATGCCCTGGTTGCTCCCCGGCATACCTCCGACCGGAAAAAAGGTCGAGCTTCCGCTTGTCGTCATAGTCGGGTTTGAGGGCGGTAAAATTTCAAGCGAGCACATTTACTGGGACCAAGCCTCGGTACTTGTTCAAACAGGGATATTAAGTGCGGATAATATGCCCGTAGCGGGAGTGGAAACGGCACGGAAAGTCCTCGACCCCGGTTTACCTTCCAATGAATTGATGAAAAGATAA
- a CDS encoding OsmC family protein yields MSKFNSYIALSFILVISLVFFGSLTISQAETEDTKPGTVINGLDTAKLNGLIDHLKKNPDKGRVTFYSKARWQDGMRAFTGFRGYKIDGEMVHEKTREFVLLGDEATELSGTDAAPGAVEELMYAISTCVIAAANANAALMGVKLTRLDVDIESDLDMHGLFALDPEVRPGLTNVRMNITIAGDAEEEVLNKIAMLGYQYSPVSETTRNGIKFTPNITVAR; encoded by the coding sequence ATGTCAAAGTTTAACTCGTATATTGCATTATCATTTATCTTGGTCATATCATTAGTTTTCTTTGGGTCGTTAACTATAAGCCAAGCAGAAACGGAAGATACTAAACCAGGCACTGTAATTAACGGCTTAGACACTGCTAAACTGAACGGGCTTATTGACCACTTAAAGAAAAACCCGGATAAAGGGCGTGTTACCTTTTATTCAAAAGCGCGTTGGCAGGATGGTATGAGAGCTTTTACAGGGTTCAGGGGGTACAAAATTGACGGAGAGATGGTACATGAAAAGACCCGTGAGTTTGTTCTACTTGGAGATGAAGCTACAGAGCTTAGCGGGACCGATGCAGCTCCCGGAGCCGTGGAAGAACTCATGTACGCTATCTCAACTTGTGTAATTGCAGCGGCTAATGCAAACGCTGCTTTAATGGGTGTTAAATTAACCCGTCTTGACGTGGACATAGAAAGTGATCTGGATATGCATGGACTGTTTGCGCTCGACCCCGAAGTTAGGCCGGGTCTTACAAATGTGCGGATGAACATTACAATAGCGGGTGATGCAGAAGAAGAAGTTTTAAATAAGATTGCAATGCTAGGCTACCAGTACTCACCTGTTTCTGAAACTACTAGAAACGGAATTAAATTTACTCCAAATATCACTGTAGCCAGGTAG
- a CDS encoding DUF2254 domain-containing protein gives MKTFNPVNEIRSFFWFIKALWYSIRSSYWFLPALMVIFSVFLSFTTIYIDYRVIKTEWIESFEWFTVNTPDGARALLSTVAGSMITVAGVVFSILIVALTLASSQFGPRLLENFMRDRGNQVVLGTFISTFVYCLLLLRTIRGGDSSFIPQLSVTVALLLAIFSISVFIYFIDHAATSIRASNVINGAKSNLDKAIEDLFPEKIGHGRKDLGSWWISPEELPADFSEESRPVAAPSSGYVRVVDNHGLMDLSTSRNLILKIEHKPGDFVVEGRALVYVWPGEELDGDTKGDIEGSFILGTKRTSEQDAEYAIDQLVEIAVRALSPGINDPFTAIMCIDNLTSALCEVAGRSTPSAYRYDQQNQLRIIAKTTTFTNLLDASFNQIRQYGQSSAAVTIRLLESIAVIAGAVSGEIEKEALLRHAKMIRRGGYNGLPEELDRKDVEDRYVKVLELLGAKEGQI, from the coding sequence TTGAAAACATTCAACCCTGTCAACGAAATACGTTCATTCTTCTGGTTTATTAAAGCCCTCTGGTATTCAATACGGTCGAGCTACTGGTTTTTACCAGCCCTGATGGTCATTTTCTCCGTGTTCCTGTCATTTACGACGATATACATTGATTACAGAGTAATCAAAACCGAATGGATCGAGTCCTTCGAATGGTTTACCGTGAACACTCCCGACGGAGCCCGCGCGCTCCTTTCTACAGTAGCGGGCTCGATGATCACCGTCGCCGGCGTCGTATTCTCCATATTGATTGTGGCGCTTACGCTCGCGTCGAGTCAATTCGGCCCAAGACTGCTTGAGAACTTCATGCGTGACAGGGGAAACCAGGTAGTTCTCGGCACATTTATCTCAACATTTGTTTATTGCTTGCTGCTTTTGCGTACCATAAGGGGGGGAGACAGTTCATTTATCCCGCAACTATCGGTCACGGTTGCCTTATTACTCGCGATATTTAGTATCAGCGTATTTATATATTTTATAGATCATGCTGCAACTTCAATCAGGGCCTCAAACGTTATAAATGGAGCGAAAAGCAATTTGGATAAAGCCATCGAAGATCTGTTTCCCGAAAAAATCGGACATGGGAGGAAGGATTTGGGTTCATGGTGGATTTCACCTGAAGAATTACCAGCCGATTTCAGTGAGGAATCCAGACCTGTAGCAGCTCCCTCAAGCGGTTATGTAAGGGTTGTGGATAATCACGGGTTAATGGACCTGTCCACCTCCAGGAATCTTATACTCAAGATAGAGCACAAGCCCGGGGATTTCGTTGTTGAGGGAAGAGCTCTTGTTTATGTATGGCCCGGAGAAGAGCTCGATGGAGATACGAAAGGCGACATCGAGGGATCGTTCATACTCGGCACGAAAAGAACCAGCGAGCAGGATGCCGAGTATGCCATAGACCAGTTGGTCGAAATTGCAGTAAGGGCATTGTCCCCCGGTATAAACGATCCATTTACGGCTATTATGTGCATCGATAACCTGACATCAGCCCTTTGTGAGGTGGCCGGACGAAGCACTCCCTCGGCTTACAGATACGATCAGCAAAACCAGCTCAGGATAATCGCCAAGACCACGACTTTTACGAACCTCCTGGATGCTTCCTTCAACCAGATACGTCAATACGGACAGAGTAGCGCAGCCGTTACAATCAGGCTGCTGGAATCTATAGCGGTAATAGCCGGAGCGGTTTCGGGAGAAATTGAGAAGGAAGCGCTCCTCCGCCACGCGAAAATGATAAGGCGCGGGGGCTATAACGGCTTGCCCGAGGAGTTGGACAGAAAGGATGTCGAGGACAGATACGTGAAGGTACTGGAATTGTTAGGAGCGAAAGAGGGCCAGATTTGA
- a CDS encoding DUF1328 domain-containing protein, whose translation MLSWALVFLVIAIIAAVLGFTGIAGAAAGIAKILFVVFLIIFIVALIFGRRPPA comes from the coding sequence ATGTTAAGCTGGGCATTGGTATTTCTTGTTATTGCAATTATAGCTGCTGTTTTAGGTTTTACCGGTATTGCGGGAGCGGCGGCCGGTATTGCTAAAATATTGTTCGTAGTGTTTTTAATAATTTTTATTGTCGCCCTTATTTTTGGCAGGCGACCCCCTGCATGA
- a CDS encoding DUF3096 domain-containing protein, whose amino-acid sequence MELNLALTPIVSLIAGIIILIFPRILNYVIAIYLIIIGILGLIQ is encoded by the coding sequence ATGGAACTAAATCTTGCGCTTACACCGATAGTATCTTTGATTGCCGGGATAATTATTCTTATCTTCCCGAGAATATTGAATTACGTAATAGCGATTTACCTTATTATTATAGGGATCCTTGGGTTGATACAATAA
- a CDS encoding BON domain-containing protein, with product MMNNKLKLFITLFVLIGIVGCADRQSNRSTGEVIDDAVITSTVKTELLADSDVGGLDIDVDTTNGVVTLSGTVSSEMESQKAEEIAGRANGVVSVNNKLIVVSDIEINDDNKQY from the coding sequence ATGATGAATAATAAACTGAAGCTGTTTATAACTCTGTTTGTTCTTATTGGTATTGTCGGTTGCGCAGACAGGCAAAGTAACAGAAGCACCGGTGAGGTAATAGATGATGCCGTAATAACTTCGACGGTAAAAACCGAGCTTCTGGCTGATTCCGACGTAGGCGGACTCGACATAGATGTCGATACCACCAACGGAGTTGTTACGCTGAGTGGGACTGTTAGCTCGGAAATGGAATCGCAAAAGGCTGAAGAGATTGCAGGGCGTGCGAACGGTGTGGTATCCGTGAACAACAAATTAATCGTCGTTAGTGACATTGAAATTAATGACGACAATAAACAGTATTGA
- a CDS encoding endonuclease/exonuclease/phosphatase family protein: MKIIITIIAIVFISATALPLIRYEDWWIRIFDFPRTQIAVGGLIIMFIYLLVYNKTNFAENIIFIILIICVAYQLYRMYPYTPVASIQVLNNEENDPEKRLKVLVANIYMKNRDSGKFIEQIRNTDPDIVCVLEPDEWWDSELEIFQDSYPYSKKHISDDTYGMIFYSKLKPVLSEVNYLVEDYIPSVHSILELKSGDLIEFYCVHPNPPNPKYADDTVERDAELLIVGKKAKESDMPTVVAGDLNDVAWSYTTGLFQKISGLLDPRIGRGFYNTFHVKYPIIRFPLDHIFVSDSFRVVELRKLPDVGSDHFPILAEFSYEPHNKDEQQKNKPEADHEDRKEAEEKIEEAK; encoded by the coding sequence ATGAAAATCATTATAACAATTATAGCAATAGTATTTATCTCAGCTACCGCCCTGCCGTTAATACGTTACGAAGACTGGTGGATAAGAATATTCGATTTTCCACGCACCCAGATCGCGGTAGGAGGTCTTATAATCATGTTTATATACTTGTTGGTTTACAACAAAACAAATTTCGCGGAAAATATTATATTTATTATATTGATAATATGTGTTGCATATCAACTTTATAGAATGTATCCCTACACCCCGGTGGCGTCGATTCAGGTTTTGAACAACGAAGAGAATGATCCGGAAAAAAGGTTGAAAGTGCTCGTGGCCAATATATATATGAAAAACCGGGATTCCGGGAAATTCATAGAGCAGATCAGAAATACCGACCCGGATATCGTCTGCGTGCTCGAGCCTGATGAGTGGTGGGATTCGGAGCTGGAAATCTTTCAAGACTCTTATCCATATTCTAAAAAGCACATTTCAGACGACACCTATGGAATGATTTTTTACTCAAAATTAAAACCGGTCTTATCGGAAGTAAACTATCTGGTGGAGGATTACATACCCTCCGTTCATTCGATACTGGAGTTGAAGTCGGGAGACCTTATAGAATTTTACTGCGTCCATCCTAACCCGCCCAATCCGAAGTACGCTGATGATACGGTGGAGCGGGACGCCGAATTGCTGATCGTAGGAAAGAAAGCCAAAGAGTCGGATATGCCGACTGTAGTGGCGGGTGATTTGAATGATGTTGCGTGGTCTTACACTACAGGTTTATTTCAGAAAATAAGCGGCCTGCTCGACCCGAGAATAGGGAGGGGGTTCTACAACACTTTTCACGTGAAATACCCGATCATTCGCTTCCCCTTGGATCATATTTTTGTATCGGATTCTTTCCGTGTTGTCGAGTTGAGGAAGCTCCCGGATGTAGGGTCGGACCATTTCCCGATACTTGCCGAGTTCAGTTACGAGCCCCACAACAAAGATGAGCAGCAGAAAAATAAGCCCGAAGCTGATCACGAGGACAGGAAGGAAGCCGAGGAAAAGATCGAGGAAGCAAAATAG
- a CDS encoding ferritin-like domain-containing protein produces MKDNTLKELFRSDLQYLYNVEKQIVKALPKMAKAAADPELKDAFEEHLEESKGHVERLDKIFEDLGLKSRGKKSRGIEGLIEEGKEILEKSENLGPDVVDAALIATAQRIEHYEIAAYGTLRTYAKLLSNKDTSELLDKSLKEESKADKNLTRIAVKRVNPKIASA; encoded by the coding sequence ATGAAAGACAATACTTTGAAAGAACTGTTCAGAAGTGATTTGCAATATCTTTACAACGTGGAGAAGCAAATCGTCAAGGCTTTGCCAAAGATGGCAAAAGCGGCGGCGGACCCCGAGCTCAAGGACGCATTCGAAGAGCATTTGGAGGAGAGCAAGGGACATGTGGAAAGACTCGACAAAATTTTTGAAGACTTAGGATTAAAATCCAGAGGTAAGAAAAGCCGGGGAATCGAGGGATTAATCGAGGAAGGCAAAGAGATACTCGAAAAGTCGGAAAATTTGGGGCCTGACGTAGTGGATGCTGCGCTGATCGCTACCGCGCAGAGAATCGAGCACTATGAGATAGCGGCCTACGGAACACTGAGGACTTATGCAAAATTACTGAGCAACAAGGATACCTCGGAGCTATTGGACAAGTCTCTTAAGGAAGAGAGCAAAGCCGACAAAAACCTTACGCGTATAGCAGTAAAAAGGGTCAACCCTAAAATCGCGTCCGCGTAA
- a CDS encoding DUF3309 family protein, with protein sequence MGLILLIILVLLLVGALPTWGYSREWGYFPGGILGTILIIVLILLLLGYL encoded by the coding sequence ATGGGACTTATATTACTAATAATTTTGGTGCTGCTACTTGTCGGTGCTTTGCCCACGTGGGGCTATAGCAGGGAGTGGGGATATTTCCCCGGGGGAATTTTGGGGACTATTTTGATTATAGTCCTGATATTACTGCTACTAGGCTACTTGTAG
- a CDS encoding CsbD family protein: MNWDQIEGNWKQVKGKAKEKWGKLTDDDLDVVEGKRDQLVGKLQERYGYTKEEAQKSADEWSENA; the protein is encoded by the coding sequence GTGAATTGGGACCAGATTGAAGGTAACTGGAAACAGGTTAAAGGCAAGGCGAAAGAAAAATGGGGAAAGCTGACCGATGACGATCTCGATGTTGTAGAGGGAAAGCGTGATCAGTTGGTGGGGAAGCTGCAGGAGAGATACGGATATACCAAAGAAGAAGCTCAAAAATCAGCGGATGAATGGTCTGAAAATGCTTAA
- a CDS encoding DUF1328 domain-containing protein, with protein MLGLALTFLIVAIVAAVLGFGGIAGTAAGIAKILFFVFLILFVISLIFGRRGTTY; from the coding sequence GTGCTGGGTCTGGCGTTAACTTTTCTAATTGTCGCTATTGTGGCGGCTGTGCTCGGCTTTGGGGGTATAGCAGGCACCGCTGCCGGAATAGCAAAAATATTGTTCTTCGTTTTCCTTATACTCTTCGTAATTTCCTTGATATTCGGAAGACGGGGAACCACGTACTGA
- a CDS encoding DUF2188 domain-containing protein has protein sequence MVKMKTFHVLPSEKPPGWKIEEEPEGKVFGPFTTKVHAVKEARKMAKIELMARIVIHRSDGPVQRDARQKI, from the coding sequence ATGGTTAAAATGAAAACATTTCATGTGCTTCCCAGCGAAAAGCCCCCCGGCTGGAAAATAGAGGAGGAGCCTGAGGGAAAGGTATTCGGTCCGTTTACTACTAAAGTACATGCGGTAAAAGAAGCGAGGAAAATGGCTAAAATCGAGCTGATGGCCCGGATAGTTATCCACAGGAGTGACGGCCCGGTTCAAAGGGACGCTCGGCAGAAGATATAA
- the chaB gene encoding putative cation transport regulator ChaB: MPYDKKSELPDSVKNNLPGHAQDIYMEAYNSAWDEYSDPEDRRGDASREEVAHKVAWAAVKKKYEKKNDKWVRKDD, translated from the coding sequence ATGCCTTACGATAAAAAATCAGAATTGCCCGATTCGGTAAAAAACAATCTGCCCGGACATGCTCAGGACATTTATATGGAAGCTTATAACAGCGCATGGGATGAGTATTCCGACCCGGAAGACAGAAGGGGCGACGCTTCGCGCGAGGAAGTAGCACACAAAGTGGCTTGGGCGGCGGTGAAAAAAAAGTATGAGAAGAAAAATGATAAATGGGTACGTAAGGACGACTGA
- a CDS encoding cupredoxin domain-containing protein, protein MNAVIQLINEKGKVLILVSFAILVFAFISCNTAPEGDKDKVIKVELTEYNLEIDSDSIKPGVKVFEVTNNGDSEHSFVIEGIDTMQRFEDNLKPGETRRMNVELEPSRYNVYCPVDDHKNKGMASVIKVEEPEEESTPAPGE, encoded by the coding sequence ATGAATGCAGTCATACAGCTGATTAACGAAAAGGGGAAAGTTCTCATTTTAGTTTCTTTTGCTATCCTGGTTTTTGCATTTATATCCTGCAATACCGCCCCTGAAGGCGATAAAGATAAGGTTATAAAGGTTGAATTGACGGAATATAACCTGGAGATCGACAGCGATAGTATCAAACCCGGGGTCAAGGTGTTTGAAGTAACCAACAATGGTGATTCCGAGCACAGCTTCGTTATAGAGGGTATCGATACAATGCAGAGATTTGAGGATAATTTAAAGCCCGGTGAAACGAGGAGAATGAACGTCGAACTAGAGCCCTCAAGGTACAACGTTTACTGCCCGGTGGACGATCACAAAAATAAGGGAATGGCCAGTGTGATAAAGGTCGAGGAGCCCGAAGAGGAATCCACCCCGGCTCCGGGTGAATAA
- a CDS encoding ATP-binding protein, with protein sequence MTLDKQITIGFLIMLVIIVIVSGFCMYSISKLKNTKTAFGDKELTFSEIISGFGKDENEEGKGEGIFGKDIFTKKNLFDAIEIADKQIGVAYFNIAVVATLAILFGGIMTIMFPKRVTKPILKLVDATVNVREGDYSYRVEDIKGTDEIAKLVTSFNRMLGSIEAEHNQLEERNAELEEKNELNKRLLEETENFNRILEEKIREVTSDLDSKNKELLRNEKLATIGEIATKIAHEIRNPLSGIAVALENIQSEVDHNKPNNRISEIIREVNRLDNIIRELFQLAIPREVSLVRGNPNELIDRVVSLISPQASEKNIKIEKNTTETEKEIGLDFELIAQVLMNLMINAVESIKEDKGKITISSDYSDNKFIITITDTGSGIVDGDKDIIFQPFYSNKKNGTGLGLAISKRIIEVHRGDISVERNEGSGSTFIVTLPTNLSEKELIIS encoded by the coding sequence TTGACACTCGATAAACAAATCACTATCGGTTTTTTAATAATGCTGGTCATTATAGTAATTGTGAGCGGTTTCTGCATGTACAGCATCAGCAAGCTTAAAAATACAAAGACCGCTTTCGGAGATAAAGAACTTACTTTCTCTGAGATAATATCCGGCTTCGGAAAGGACGAAAACGAAGAGGGTAAAGGGGAAGGTATTTTTGGGAAAGATATCTTCACAAAGAAAAATTTGTTCGATGCCATCGAGATTGCTGATAAACAAATAGGCGTCGCCTACTTCAATATTGCCGTAGTAGCCACTCTCGCAATTCTTTTCGGCGGGATTATGACAATAATGTTTCCGAAACGTGTGACGAAGCCGATATTAAAACTCGTCGACGCCACCGTTAATGTAAGAGAGGGGGATTATTCCTACAGGGTTGAAGACATAAAGGGGACCGACGAGATTGCAAAGCTTGTCACTTCCTTTAACAGAATGCTGGGCAGCATAGAAGCCGAGCACAATCAGCTCGAAGAGCGAAACGCAGAGCTTGAGGAAAAGAATGAACTAAATAAAAGACTGCTTGAAGAGACCGAAAACTTTAACCGGATACTTGAGGAGAAGATCAGAGAGGTTACGTCCGATCTCGACAGCAAGAATAAAGAGCTCCTGAGAAACGAGAAACTCGCTACAATTGGTGAAATTGCCACTAAAATCGCTCATGAGATAAGGAACCCGCTTTCCGGGATAGCGGTTGCCCTTGAAAACATACAGAGTGAGGTTGATCATAACAAGCCAAATAACAGGATATCGGAAATAATCAGAGAAGTTAACAGACTCGATAATATAATAAGGGAGCTGTTCCAGCTGGCTATTCCCCGGGAAGTAAGTCTGGTCCGCGGAAATCCGAACGAGCTTATTGACAGGGTCGTAAGCCTTATATCTCCGCAAGCCTCGGAAAAAAACATAAAAATAGAAAAAAATACTACAGAGACGGAAAAGGAAATAGGGCTCGACTTCGAATTGATAGCGCAGGTACTCATGAACCTGATGATAAACGCGGTCGAGTCGATCAAAGAAGACAAGGGCAAAATAACTATAAGTTCCGACTATAGCGATAATAAATTTATTATCACTATAACCGATACGGGCTCGGGTATAGTGGATGGGGACAAGGACATAATATTTCAGCCCTTTTACTCTAACAAGAAAAACGGGACCGGACTCGGACTCGCTATTTCGAAAAGAATAATAGAGGTGCACAGGGGTGATATTTCTGTAGAGAGGAATGAAGGCTCCGGTTCAACATTCATCGTTACCCTACCTACGAATCTTAGCGAGAAGGAACTAATAATAAGTTAA
- a CDS encoding sigma-54 dependent transcriptional regulator gives MTKNILIIDDEVFFTKKLAKNLSGEGYNLMTAFTGNQGIELAREHLPDIAIIDLKLPDLDGLNVLQHLSRIDPPPISIIVTAHGYVEAAVSAMRLGAYDFVEKPFPVDKIKIIIQNALSSANLRKTVDVSTRREQKKYGFDSLVGESEVIRDLTALIRKIAAGEPKMVLITGETGTGKGLAAKILHYNSKRADKPFLEMNCAAIPENLLESELFGYEAGAFTDAKKSRSGIFEDADEGTILLDEIGDMSLNLQAKLIKVVEERNFRRLGGKKDIKVDLQIIAATNKDLKEQVKNDLFRQDLYHRLNVINLEMPGVSARKEDIPILTDYFVKYFNDDLNKNITIIPEEVRKSFQLYDWPGNVRELRSTIERAMILSEGEELNPNYIQLEIENEDIEVRTEGNKMKLEISLDDSSLDDIEQKIIRQTLEQYDWNQTRTAKALKINRQNLRYRMKKMGLLS, from the coding sequence ATGACTAAAAACATTCTAATTATAGACGACGAAGTATTTTTCACAAAAAAACTGGCTAAGAACCTGTCGGGGGAAGGCTATAATCTCATGACCGCATTTACCGGAAATCAGGGTATAGAGCTCGCGCGTGAGCATTTGCCGGACATAGCCATAATAGACCTAAAGCTGCCCGATCTCGACGGTCTCAACGTCTTGCAGCACCTCTCCAGGATTGACCCTCCTCCTATATCGATAATAGTCACGGCCCATGGTTACGTTGAAGCCGCCGTTTCCGCAATGAGGCTGGGCGCGTACGATTTCGTCGAAAAACCCTTTCCGGTAGATAAAATAAAAATCATTATTCAAAACGCGCTCAGCTCAGCCAATCTCAGGAAAACCGTGGACGTATCGACTAGAAGGGAGCAAAAAAAATACGGCTTCGATTCGCTTGTAGGCGAAAGCGAAGTTATACGCGATTTAACGGCGCTCATTAGAAAGATCGCCGCCGGGGAGCCCAAGATGGTGCTTATTACGGGGGAGACCGGTACCGGTAAGGGCCTCGCGGCAAAAATACTTCATTACAACAGCAAGAGAGCTGATAAGCCTTTTCTGGAAATGAATTGTGCGGCGATTCCGGAAAATCTGCTGGAGAGTGAGCTTTTCGGTTATGAGGCCGGGGCGTTTACGGATGCGAAAAAATCCAGGTCCGGGATTTTTGAGGACGCGGACGAAGGGACAATTCTGCTCGATGAAATCGGTGATATGAGTCTTAACCTCCAGGCAAAGCTAATTAAAGTGGTGGAGGAGAGAAACTTCAGAAGGCTGGGGGGTAAAAAGGATATAAAGGTGGATTTACAGATAATCGCCGCCACGAATAAAGACTTAAAAGAGCAGGTAAAAAATGACTTGTTCAGACAGGACCTGTATCACAGATTGAATGTAATTAATTTAGAGATGCCCGGCGTAAGCGCACGGAAGGAAGATATTCCCATTCTGACGGATTACTTCGTCAAATATTTCAACGATGATCTTAACAAAAATATAACAATCATCCCCGAAGAAGTTCGAAAATCATTCCAGCTGTATGACTGGCCCGGCAACGTCCGGGAGCTGAGAAGCACTATAGAGAGGGCGATGATACTGAGCGAAGGCGAGGAGTTGAATCCAAACTACATACAGCTTGAGATCGAGAATGAAGACATAGAAGTCAGGACGGAAGGAAATAAAATGAAGCTTGAAATTTCCCTCGACGACTCCTCCCTCGACGATATAGAACAGAAGATAATCAGGCAGACGCTCGAACAATACGACTGGAATCAAACCAGGACGGCGAAAGCTTTGAAGATAAACAGGCAAAACCTCAGATACCGAATGAAAAAGATGGGGCTTCTAAGCTAA